A single Nostoc sp. PCC 7107 DNA region contains:
- the pds gene encoding 15-cis-phytoene desaturase: protein MRVAIAGAGLAGLSCAKYLIDAGHTPIVLERRDVLGGLVAAWKDSDGDWYETGLHAFFGAYPNMLQLLKELGIEDRLQWKEHTLIFNQPEKPGTLSRFDVPDIPSPFNIIASILRNNDMLTWEQKIRFAIGLLPAIVRGQKYVEEMDKYSFAEWLKRQGIGERVASDVFIAASKALTFINPDEVSSTILLTALNRFLQERYGSKIAFLDGSPTERLCQPIVDYITAGGGQVRLNVPLKQIVLNPDGTVKEFLLRGLNGEPDEVVTADFYVSAMSVDALKVMLPEPWKQVECFQKLEGLEGVPVINLHLWFDRKLTDIDQLLFSRSPLLSVYADMSNTCREYANPDRSMLELVLAPAKDWISKSDEEIVAATMTELEKLLPEHFGKENPAKLLKSHVVKTPRSVYKATPGRQQYRPPQKTPITNFFLSGSYTMQRYLGSMEGAVLSGKLTAQAICESLPEASASNLQTLTRTPATNAATA from the coding sequence ATGCGAGTAGCGATCGCTGGCGCTGGTCTAGCAGGACTTTCCTGCGCGAAATATCTTATAGACGCAGGTCACACTCCCATTGTCTTAGAGCGTCGGGACGTATTGGGTGGCCTGGTAGCAGCATGGAAAGATTCTGACGGCGACTGGTACGAAACCGGGTTACACGCCTTCTTTGGGGCATACCCCAATATGCTGCAATTGCTCAAGGAGTTAGGCATTGAAGACCGCCTCCAGTGGAAAGAGCATACACTAATTTTTAATCAACCAGAAAAACCCGGAACACTCTCACGGTTTGATGTTCCCGATATTCCCTCTCCTTTTAACATTATTGCCTCGATTCTTCGCAACAACGATATGTTGACTTGGGAGCAGAAGATTAGGTTCGCTATCGGCCTGCTTCCAGCCATCGTGCGCGGTCAAAAATATGTCGAAGAGATGGACAAGTACAGCTTTGCCGAGTGGTTGAAAAGACAAGGTATTGGGGAACGGGTAGCAAGTGATGTGTTTATCGCTGCTTCTAAAGCCCTCACCTTTATCAACCCCGATGAAGTATCATCCACAATTTTATTAACAGCCCTAAATCGCTTTTTGCAAGAGCGATATGGCTCCAAAATCGCCTTTTTGGATGGTTCACCCACTGAAAGATTGTGTCAACCTATTGTTGATTACATTACCGCAGGTGGCGGTCAAGTCCGGCTAAATGTACCTCTCAAACAAATTGTCCTCAACCCCGATGGGACAGTCAAAGAATTTTTGTTGCGCGGGTTAAATGGCGAACCAGATGAAGTTGTGACGGCAGACTTTTACGTATCAGCCATGTCAGTTGATGCCTTAAAAGTGATGTTGCCAGAACCTTGGAAGCAAGTAGAGTGCTTCCAAAAGCTAGAAGGCTTAGAGGGTGTGCCAGTAATTAACCTCCATCTCTGGTTTGATCGCAAATTAACCGACATTGATCAACTACTTTTTTCGCGATCGCCCCTCCTCAGCGTTTATGCTGATATGAGCAACACTTGTCGAGAATACGCTAACCCAGATCGCTCAATGTTGGAATTAGTTCTGGCTCCTGCTAAAGATTGGATTAGCAAATCTGACGAGGAAATTGTTGCTGCAACTATGACAGAGTTGGAAAAACTCTTACCCGAACACTTTGGGAAAGAAAATCCAGCCAAACTGTTGAAATCTCATGTAGTGAAAACGCCGCGTTCAGTTTACAAAGCGACTCCTGGTCGCCAACAGTACCGTCCTCCCCAAAAAACTCCCATCACCAATTTCTTTCTCAGCGGGAGTTACACCATGCAACGCTATTTAGGCAGTATGGAAGGGGCCGTACTTTCTGGTAAGCTAACAGCGCAGGCGATTTGTGAATCGCTGCCAGAGGCCAGTGCCTCAAACCTACAAACGCTAACCCGAACGCCTGCAACGAATGCTGCAACTGCCTGA